The following proteins are encoded in a genomic region of Candidatus Methylospira mobilis:
- a CDS encoding LysR family transcriptional regulator: MFIRQIHYLLALAKTGHFGRAAEACNVTQPALSTALQHLEEELKVTIVQRDQRFQGFTPEGERLLQWARILAQDWEGMRQEAALCNQQLVGSLRLGAIPTTLAVAPLLTEPCLAKFPGVRIKLVSLSMEDLIQQLDGYELDLGLTYLEDPRLKGFRVLPLYRERHVLLARDASFRVTSGHLSWADAANLPLCLLTPNMQNRRVIDAAFRDAGVYPNVALETDSVFALYSHVRCAGLYSVVPHSLLSLFEMRQEVTVIPLKPELSRPIGLISRKQDNTPPVQEAAWNIALSLDLQARFDTLINAMN; this comes from the coding sequence ATGTTCATCCGTCAAATCCATTACCTGCTTGCGCTCGCCAAAACCGGACACTTCGGACGTGCGGCTGAAGCATGCAACGTTACCCAGCCTGCGTTGTCTACAGCGCTGCAACATCTGGAAGAGGAACTGAAAGTAACCATCGTGCAGCGTGACCAGCGCTTTCAGGGGTTTACGCCGGAAGGCGAGCGTTTATTGCAATGGGCGCGTATTCTGGCGCAGGACTGGGAAGGTATGCGCCAGGAAGCGGCGTTGTGCAATCAACAGCTGGTCGGTTCGCTACGCCTGGGAGCCATTCCTACTACGCTGGCAGTGGCGCCCCTTTTAACCGAGCCTTGCCTGGCGAAATTTCCCGGTGTCCGGATCAAACTGGTTTCGCTTTCCATGGAGGATCTGATCCAGCAACTCGATGGGTATGAGCTTGATCTGGGATTGACTTACCTTGAAGACCCCCGCCTCAAAGGTTTCCGGGTATTACCCCTGTATAGAGAGCGCCACGTGCTGTTGGCGCGCGATGCATCGTTCCGGGTAACCTCCGGGCATTTGAGCTGGGCTGATGCGGCGAATCTGCCGCTATGCCTGCTGACTCCGAATATGCAGAACCGCCGCGTCATAGACGCCGCATTTCGCGATGCCGGTGTGTACCCCAATGTGGCGCTTGAAACCGACTCGGTGTTCGCCCTTTATAGCCATGTCCGCTGCGCCGGGCTGTACAGCGTGGTTCCTCACAGTCTGTTGAGTCTGTTCGAGATGCGTCAGGAAGTCACCGTCATTCCGCTGAAACCGGAACTGTCGCGCCCGATCGGACTGATATCACGCAAGCAGGACAACACGCCTCCGGTACAGGAGGCGGCCTGGAATATTGCGCTTTCGCTCGATTTACAGGCGCGTTTCGATACCTTGATAAACGCCATGAATTGA
- a CDS encoding Nif11-like leader peptide family natural product precursor, with amino-acid sequence MSVESAVAYINRMRTDEVFRHEVNQFAEDETASWEFIGCNGYQFTMEEFRTAQDEIYREHGITPL; translated from the coding sequence ATGTCCGTCGAATCCGCTGTTGCTTATATCAACCGCATGCGCACAGATGAGGTTTTCCGTCATGAAGTCAACCAGTTCGCAGAAGACGAAACCGCCAGTTGGGAGTTCATCGGGTGCAATGGTTACCAATTCACAATGGAGGAGTTCCGCACAGCCCAGGACGAGATCTACAGGGAGCACGGAATTACGCCGCTTTAG
- the modA gene encoding molybdate ABC transporter substrate-binding protein gives MLKKRLPALFLIGLLTFAASGRAMADVMVFAAASLTNALTDIGKSFQTQYGIPVRFSFASSGSLAKQIEQGAPADVFVSADLKWMDHLGKKEVIDNASRKNLLGNTMVVIAPRGKGFQVRMSKDFNFASSFSGKLCTGETESVPVGIYAKEALTNLGWWESMHARIVGTEDVRSALNLVERGECAAGIVYETDAKQSGKVDIVAAFPAETHAKIVYPFALVRHEYPFRDGTSSEDAVKFMKYVTEKAAKDIFTQYGFTVLIR, from the coding sequence ATGTTAAAGAAACGCCTTCCCGCCTTATTTCTGATCGGATTATTGACGTTCGCCGCAAGCGGACGGGCAATGGCCGATGTCATGGTTTTTGCCGCCGCCAGCCTTACCAACGCACTGACCGATATAGGCAAGTCCTTCCAGACGCAATATGGAATCCCGGTCAGATTTTCGTTCGCCTCGTCAGGCTCATTGGCCAAGCAGATTGAGCAAGGCGCGCCCGCAGACGTTTTTGTTTCTGCCGATTTGAAATGGATGGATCATCTGGGCAAGAAAGAGGTAATAGATAATGCTTCGCGCAAGAATCTGCTCGGGAACACAATGGTTGTGATCGCGCCGCGCGGAAAGGGATTCCAGGTCCGAATGTCTAAGGACTTCAACTTCGCATCTTCATTCTCCGGCAAGCTTTGCACAGGGGAAACCGAATCGGTGCCTGTTGGCATCTATGCAAAGGAAGCGTTGACCAATCTCGGGTGGTGGGAGTCCATGCATGCCCGTATCGTTGGCACAGAGGATGTACGTTCCGCGCTCAATCTGGTTGAGCGTGGCGAATGCGCCGCAGGCATCGTCTATGAAACCGATGCCAAACAAAGCGGTAAAGTGGACATAGTCGCCGCCTTTCCCGCCGAAACCCACGCAAAAATCGTGTATCCGTTTGCCCTGGTGCGCCACGAGTATCCTTTCAGAGATGGCACATCTTCGGAAGACGCAGTCAAATTTATGAAATATGTGACGGAGAAAGCTGCAAAGGATATTTTTACGCAATATGGATTCACAGTGCTGATTCGATAG
- a CDS encoding alginate export family protein: MKPRGCFSLVPLILLVFSGSGFADPSGQNSGAVTNEQSAVLTATADDTSPAAPQRPKKTASASAAASQNGTALSSELAGQGISPAKTPAKDKQGSIPEEYYDYRPRQSLGAMESQRKDELTGKAKWDDHQEWSLHKQLGLPSWISLTLEERVRYENYGTPWQAKTTVGQYAVPIQSVLWAEARLTESFRVGAEFWDARSYGPSNPNKLTNATVNAGNFAQIYAAYIGRNIFQSDLDTEIKAGQMTMDIGSRRLIARAAFRNVQYQFVGVQTRLRPGDGDWELLSFANVPEQILPSNTPQLLHNDLVWNRPQNDSYFTGSLLTKNLPWQTKAELYLYYLHEGPMNTYNRSLYSPGMRVFRNARKGEPDFEIETIGQAGTARISATAPTLDVGSIMQHVQGGYTFNMPWDPRLLLQWDYASSHFDSLYAPTVFEYGPTGILSLFARNNIDSPGYRFFLVPHRDFTFYVANRFWWLADTKSTMGWSPASLVDPSGKAGSYIGQTWELNGRWDAHDNIAFQVGWQVLEKGSFALKAPNAPKNQNNVNYYYVQTEIRF, encoded by the coding sequence ATGAAACCAAGAGGATGCTTTTCACTCGTTCCGCTGATATTACTTGTTTTTTCCGGCAGCGGATTTGCAGACCCTTCCGGACAGAACAGCGGAGCCGTAACAAACGAGCAAAGCGCCGTCCTGACCGCAACCGCTGACGATACTTCGCCTGCCGCGCCGCAAAGGCCGAAAAAAACTGCGTCTGCCAGCGCCGCGGCCTCGCAAAACGGTACAGCGCTATCCTCCGAGCTGGCCGGTCAGGGCATCAGCCCGGCCAAAACGCCGGCGAAAGATAAGCAGGGATCCATTCCTGAGGAATACTACGACTACAGACCGCGGCAGTCGCTCGGAGCGATGGAAAGTCAACGCAAGGATGAACTGACCGGCAAGGCGAAATGGGACGATCATCAGGAGTGGAGCCTGCACAAGCAACTGGGGCTGCCGTCATGGATATCGCTGACGCTGGAAGAACGTGTCCGCTATGAAAATTATGGCACGCCCTGGCAAGCGAAAACCACGGTCGGCCAGTATGCCGTGCCGATACAGTCGGTGCTGTGGGCGGAAGCGAGACTCACCGAATCGTTCCGCGTCGGCGCTGAATTCTGGGACGCGCGCTCATACGGCCCCAGCAATCCGAATAAGCTGACCAATGCAACCGTCAACGCAGGCAACTTCGCGCAGATTTACGCGGCTTATATAGGAAGAAATATTTTTCAATCCGACCTGGATACCGAAATCAAGGCCGGTCAAATGACCATGGATATCGGCAGCCGCCGTTTGATTGCGCGCGCGGCGTTTCGCAACGTCCAGTACCAGTTTGTCGGCGTGCAGACCCGTTTGCGCCCCGGCGACGGCGACTGGGAGTTGCTGAGCTTCGCCAACGTGCCGGAACAGATATTGCCTTCCAACACGCCGCAGCTGCTGCACAACGATCTGGTCTGGAACCGCCCACAGAACGATTCCTATTTTACCGGCTCTCTTTTGACTAAAAACCTGCCCTGGCAGACCAAGGCCGAACTGTATCTGTATTATCTGCACGAAGGCCCGATGAATACCTATAATCGCAGCCTGTACAGCCCCGGCATGCGCGTGTTCCGCAACGCGCGCAAGGGCGAACCCGATTTCGAAATCGAAACCATCGGTCAGGCGGGTACCGCGCGTATTTCGGCTACCGCGCCAACGCTGGATGTCGGATCGATCATGCAGCATGTTCAGGGCGGCTATACCTTCAATATGCCCTGGGATCCACGCTTGCTGCTGCAATGGGATTACGCGTCGTCGCACTTCGACTCCCTGTACGCGCCTACGGTATTCGAATACGGCCCGACCGGTATTCTAAGTCTGTTTGCCCGTAACAATATCGATTCGCCCGGATACCGTTTTTTTCTGGTCCCTCACCGCGACTTCACTTTTTATGTGGCCAACCGCTTCTGGTGGCTGGCTGATACCAAATCGACCATGGGATGGTCGCCGGCAAGCCTGGTCGATCCCTCGGGTAAAGCAGGCAGTTACATAGGCCAGACCTGGGAGTTGAACGGACGCTGGGATGCCCATGACAACATTGCTTTTCAGGTCGGCTGGCAGGTATTGGAGAAAGGCAGCTTTGCCCTGAAAGCGCCAAACGCTCCAAAAAACCAAAACAATGTCAATTACTACTATGTGCAAACGGAAATCCGTTTCTAA